A DNA window from Mucilaginibacter xinganensis contains the following coding sequences:
- a CDS encoding glycoside hydrolase family 2 protein, translating to MKKMISRAALGLISLFVLPVSLFAQNGAIKQVKLTNFDLQSSALVTADGVEISTTKYKSPVYWMPVKVPSTVLTGLVANHIYPDPYQGLNNMLIPDASDQFNKEYNLEQYSHLPNDPNPWKKPYWYRTSFKVPAGDKGRHFQLIFKGINYRAAVWVNGKQITDSTQMVGMFADYNLDITGAINAGGENALAVKIYPLDYPGYPAKEQLKALGPFYENGGPTGDIGKNVTMLCSVGWDWIPPVRDRNIGIWQPVYLRTTGAVTIGRPKLVTNLPNLPDTSVAKLFLNLTLSNHSGTANAGKLLVSIKPENFTGMPVQFSQNVTVAANGASLVNLDPAKISQLVIRQPHLWWPNGYGRANLYRIRLQYADAGGIADDTTFVFGIRTVSSKATMVGKFTRREFYVNGKRVHLNGGAWVPDMMVNRDSVRYDYEMHLCRNANVNLVRIWGGGVTPPDAFWNAADKYGEMVWSDFWITGDTQGEFKGSPDWPLEGNVFNKNVKSTIYRIRNHPSLLVWTGGNEGHARKELYDAMRDDIISLDGTRPYIPSSSGFAKLPAGWKGSWPDDQPSGVYSGGPYQWEDPKAYYKKADAGGDWVFKDETGLPSQPPYTTLAKTIPNLVWDTKLPFPLNDSWGYHDAATGAARYDLYNSEMVKRYGKPTSIVNFSDKMQLMNAVGYQGIFEAAGHKLTETGGVMLWKLNAALPSVVWQIYDWYLEPNAGYYALQNAVEPLHIQFNQNDSTVAIINRMHHATGMLTAKAEIYDIDSKRLNAFTIDHIGLADEGTQEVIKLKNALTGAKGVSFVVLNLTNTAGRTVSHNVYWMAPGNDLTALNDMPATKVDVKVLKAEKGVAENKWTMQFTNNTGKLAFFVRPQLMKNGEEVMPSYWTSSYFTLAPHESMTVSVSAPIAKLGSVTPMVLVEGWNLEKQVIGLGVK from the coding sequence ATGAAAAAAATGATCTCCAGGGCCGCTCTTGGCCTTATCTCACTCTTTGTTCTTCCTGTTTCGTTGTTCGCCCAAAATGGGGCAATAAAACAGGTTAAACTAACAAATTTCGATCTGCAATCATCGGCGCTGGTAACTGCGGATGGGGTAGAAATATCAACAACAAAATATAAATCGCCGGTTTATTGGATGCCGGTTAAAGTGCCGTCAACCGTCCTTACAGGATTGGTTGCTAATCATATTTATCCGGATCCGTACCAGGGGTTGAACAATATGCTTATCCCGGATGCATCAGATCAGTTTAATAAGGAATATAACCTGGAGCAGTACAGCCATTTACCCAACGACCCTAACCCCTGGAAAAAACCTTACTGGTATCGCACCTCTTTTAAAGTGCCTGCCGGTGACAAAGGCCGTCATTTTCAATTGATATTTAAAGGGATTAACTACCGTGCAGCGGTATGGGTTAACGGTAAACAAATTACCGACTCTACCCAAATGGTAGGGATGTTTGCTGACTATAACCTCGATATAACCGGAGCCATTAACGCCGGCGGTGAAAATGCGCTGGCAGTAAAAATCTATCCTTTGGATTACCCTGGCTATCCTGCAAAAGAACAGTTAAAAGCTTTAGGGCCATTTTATGAAAATGGTGGACCAACCGGCGATATCGGTAAAAACGTAACCATGCTGTGCTCGGTAGGCTGGGATTGGATTCCGCCCGTTCGTGACCGTAACATTGGCATCTGGCAGCCGGTTTATTTACGCACTACAGGCGCTGTAACCATAGGCAGGCCAAAACTGGTAACAAACCTGCCGAACCTGCCCGATACAAGCGTTGCAAAACTATTCTTAAATTTAACGTTGTCAAACCACAGCGGGACTGCCAATGCAGGGAAGCTGCTGGTAAGTATAAAGCCGGAGAACTTTACCGGCATGCCCGTTCAGTTTTCGCAAAATGTAACGGTTGCTGCAAACGGCGCTTCGTTAGTTAACCTGGATCCGGCTAAAATAAGCCAGCTGGTTATTCGTCAGCCGCATTTATGGTGGCCAAACGGTTATGGTAGGGCAAACCTTTACCGAATTCGCCTGCAATATGCCGATGCGGGTGGAATTGCCGATGATACCACATTTGTGTTCGGCATTCGTACGGTAAGTTCAAAAGCTACCATGGTGGGCAAATTTACCCGCCGCGAGTTTTATGTAAATGGTAAACGGGTGCACCTTAACGGCGGTGCCTGGGTGCCCGATATGATGGTTAACCGTGATTCTGTACGTTATGATTATGAAATGCACCTGTGCCGCAATGCCAACGTAAACCTGGTGAGGATTTGGGGCGGAGGGGTTACCCCTCCCGATGCATTCTGGAACGCCGCCGATAAATATGGCGAAATGGTATGGTCGGATTTTTGGATCACAGGCGACACACAAGGAGAATTTAAAGGATCGCCTGACTGGCCGCTGGAAGGGAATGTTTTTAATAAAAACGTAAAAAGCACCATTTACCGCATTCGCAACCACCCGAGCTTATTGGTGTGGACGGGCGGTAACGAAGGCCATGCGCGTAAAGAACTGTATGATGCCATGCGTGATGATATCATCAGCCTGGACGGTACAAGGCCGTACATTCCCAGTTCTTCGGGATTTGCCAAGTTGCCTGCGGGCTGGAAAGGTTCGTGGCCGGATGATCAGCCATCCGGCGTTTACAGCGGCGGACCCTACCAATGGGAAGATCCGAAAGCGTATTATAAAAAAGCAGATGCAGGCGGCGACTGGGTTTTTAAAGATGAAACCGGCCTGCCATCGCAGCCGCCGTATACTACCCTCGCTAAAACCATCCCCAACCTGGTTTGGGACACCAAATTGCCTTTCCCGCTTAATGATAGCTGGGGATACCACGATGCTGCCACGGGCGCTGCGCGTTATGACCTTTATAACAGCGAAATGGTGAAACGCTACGGCAAGCCAACATCAATAGTTAACTTCTCGGATAAGATGCAACTGATGAATGCAGTTGGTTACCAGGGTATTTTTGAAGCTGCCGGGCATAAGCTTACAGAAACCGGCGGTGTGATGTTGTGGAAACTGAATGCTGCGCTCCCGAGCGTTGTTTGGCAAATTTATGACTGGTACCTGGAGCCTAATGCCGGCTATTATGCCCTGCAAAATGCGGTTGAACCGTTGCATATCCAGTTTAATCAAAACGATTCGACGGTAGCTATTATAAACCGGATGCATCACGCAACAGGCATGTTAACAGCAAAGGCTGAAATTTATGATATTGACAGTAAACGGCTAAACGCATTTACCATTGACCACATCGGGTTGGCAGATGAAGGCACGCAGGAGGTAATCAAATTGAAAAACGCATTAACAGGCGCCAAAGGTGTGAGCTTTGTGGTATTGAATTTAACCAATACTGCTGGTAGAACAGTATCGCACAACGTGTACTGGATGGCTCCCGGTAATGATTTGACGGCTTTAAACGATATGCCAGCGACTAAGGTTGATGTAAAAGTATTAAAAGCTGAAAAAGGTGTTGCTGAAAATAAATGGACAATGCAGTTTACCAACAACACAGGCAAGCTGGCCTTTTTTGTAAGACCGCAATTAATGAAAAATGGGGAAGAAGTAATGCCAAGCTACTGGACTTCCAGTTATTTTACCCTGGCCCCACATGAAAGTATGACGGTTTCAGTAAGCGCACCGATAGCTAAATTAGGCAGCGTTACGCCAATGGTATTGGTTGAAGGATGGAATTTGGAGAAGCAGGTAATAGGATTGGGAGTTAAATAA
- a CDS encoding glycosyl hydrolase family 8, with translation MNLSKFHLLILFFFFYSNLSAQHPVKPFPQHVKYFTGVIKPNQLTAAQADNAVKSFYTQWKKRFIKHKAGADEDFVWFENKDKKQCVSEGQGYGMIIVALMAGHDPAAHEIYDNLYRYVKAHPTGKSRHLMAWAQYANGKSTDNTSATDGDMDIAYSLLLADKQWGSDGEVNYLEAAKAMINAIMQYEINHKTWTILLSDGVESESKDYFTTRSSDFMPSHFKAFKRVTNDSRWDKVIDAGYRLLSGMQAKYSPDAGLIPDFIVNLNKKPKPAPANFLESPYDGYYNYNACRDPWRLATDYLLTGDKRSKKMVDKINRWIRSTTHNDTYNLGAGYSLDGVDMKHRNFEALSFVAPFAVSAMVDVKNQAWLNKVWNYLVAFKLKDYDYYDNSIKLMDMIIVSGNYWEAR, from the coding sequence ATGAATTTGTCGAAGTTCCACCTTTTAATTTTATTCTTTTTTTTTTATTCCAACCTTTCAGCTCAACATCCGGTAAAACCCTTTCCACAGCACGTAAAGTATTTTACCGGCGTCATCAAACCCAATCAACTAACAGCGGCACAGGCAGACAATGCTGTTAAAAGCTTTTACACCCAATGGAAAAAAAGGTTCATAAAGCACAAAGCCGGTGCAGATGAAGATTTTGTTTGGTTTGAGAATAAGGATAAAAAGCAATGTGTATCTGAAGGACAGGGCTACGGGATGATCATAGTAGCGTTAATGGCAGGTCATGACCCGGCGGCACACGAAATATATGATAATTTATACCGTTACGTTAAGGCACACCCAACCGGCAAAAGCAGGCACCTGATGGCCTGGGCACAATACGCCAATGGTAAAAGCACTGATAATACCTCCGCTACAGACGGCGATATGGATATAGCCTATTCCCTATTACTGGCCGATAAGCAATGGGGCAGTGATGGCGAGGTCAATTATTTGGAGGCTGCCAAAGCGATGATAAATGCCATTATGCAATATGAGATCAATCATAAAACATGGACGATTTTGTTAAGTGATGGAGTTGAATCAGAGAGCAAGGATTATTTCACTACAAGATCATCCGATTTCATGCCTTCGCATTTTAAAGCTTTTAAACGGGTGACGAATGATAGCAGATGGGATAAGGTTATTGATGCAGGTTACAGACTTCTTTCGGGAATGCAAGCTAAATACAGCCCCGACGCAGGGCTTATTCCCGATTTTATAGTAAACCTCAACAAAAAGCCAAAGCCCGCGCCGGCAAATTTTCTGGAATCGCCGTATGATGGTTATTACAATTACAATGCCTGCCGCGACCCATGGCGTTTAGCTACAGATTATTTATTAACGGGCGACAAACGCTCTAAAAAAATGGTTGACAAAATAAACCGCTGGATCAGGAGTACAACCCATAATGATACCTATAATCTAGGCGCAGGCTATTCCCTTGACGGCGTTGATATGAAGCACCGCAATTTTGAAGCCTTGAGCTTTGTTGCTCCATTTGCCGTATCGGCTATGGTGGATGTTAAAAATCAAGCATGGTTAAATAAGGTTTGGAATTACCTTGTAGCATTTAAGCTGAAAGATTATGATTATTATGATAACAGCATTAAGCTGATGGATATGATCATTGTATCGGGCAATTATTGGGAGGCGAGGTAA
- a CDS encoding LysR family transcriptional regulator, whose product MNIALHHFRLIDTISKDGTLTKAANTLHLTQSALSHQLKELERELEVEIFNRQGKRLHLSEQGYRFLRSSEKILAEIKSLEEDINNYKNGKTGNLSISMQCYTAYHWLPGIIKYYKKQWPDINIQILSDATRRPLEFLMNGDLDIGIIRTQMVNTRIRYEPIFEDKLTAVLSKDHPLAKKDVIEISDFQDQELILPLYDPSYQDTPVIESLIQSQHVKPKTLHRIHYTDATIEMVNAGLGITVMADWIVQPYLQGRNIVTKPLHHSIAKRAWYAATCKQTPAILNFLECLKLYFSGADMSVDETEKQKIIHEHATPKNAVTQKISPAPLFYAQEVVNGAQDIRNYQY is encoded by the coding sequence ATGAATATAGCATTGCATCATTTTCGCCTGATTGATACCATATCAAAAGACGGTACTTTAACAAAAGCAGCAAACACATTGCACCTTACACAATCAGCGCTGAGCCACCAGTTAAAGGAGCTTGAACGCGAGCTGGAGGTAGAAATATTTAACCGCCAGGGTAAAAGGCTTCATCTATCTGAACAAGGTTACAGATTTTTACGAAGTTCGGAAAAAATCCTGGCCGAGATCAAGTCGCTTGAGGAAGATATCAATAATTACAAGAATGGTAAAACCGGCAATTTGAGTATCAGCATGCAGTGCTATACTGCCTATCACTGGTTGCCGGGTATCATCAAATACTATAAAAAACAGTGGCCAGACATCAATATACAGATTCTGAGCGATGCTACACGCAGACCCCTGGAGTTTTTAATGAACGGTGATCTGGACATTGGTATCATCCGTACACAAATGGTAAATACCCGTATCCGGTATGAGCCTATTTTTGAAGATAAGCTTACAGCTGTACTTTCAAAAGACCATCCGCTGGCCAAAAAAGACGTTATAGAGATCTCGGATTTCCAGGACCAAGAGCTGATTCTCCCCCTTTACGATCCCTCTTACCAGGATACGCCCGTGATTGAATCGCTCATCCAATCGCAGCATGTAAAGCCAAAAACTTTGCACCGAATTCACTACACAGATGCAACCATTGAAATGGTAAACGCGGGCCTTGGCATTACCGTTATGGCCGACTGGATTGTTCAACCTTACCTGCAGGGTCGCAACATTGTTACAAAACCATTGCACCACAGCATAGCAAAAAGAGCATGGTACGCCGCCACCTGCAAGCAAACACCGGCCATTTTAAACTTTTTAGAATGCCTGAAGCTGTATTTTTCGGGAGCTGACATGAGCGTAGATGAAACTGAAAAGCAAAAGATAATTCATGAACACGCCACTCCAAAAAACGCTGTTACGCAAAAAATTTCCCCCGCCCCGCTATTTTATGCTCAGGAGGTTGTTAACGGCGCGCAGGACATAAGAAATTACCAATATTGA
- a CDS encoding TolC family protein — protein MLNTSSKHIIFGFLSVLIVSQAQGQKLLTIKDAEQLALANYGTIKAKANQLNASKAYLTETKTEQLPDVNLSAQQDYGTVNGQNGPLYGYRGFSVASSGPALAKQNWNSAFGSLYLANVSWDFFSFGRAKEKVKVQRTAVSRDETDLVQEQFQHQVRVASTYLNLLAAQQLSKAAEDNLQRAMELQKVVVARVKNGLNAGVDSSQANAEVSNARIALTNSRQTVQDQSNQLAVYLGIPSQEFQLDSAFVTKAPANTDPQTTVLTENHPLLQFYQNRINVSNELAKYYSTFSYPTFSFFGTYQGRGSGFKADYGSNLNDYSSSYGAGADPTRFNYLVGVGMIWNITNPFRVHYQVKSQKYTSAQYKDEYDLVNQQLIAQQALAETRISNALKNFSEVPLEIKAASDAYHQKYALYKNGLANIVDFTQALYVLNRAEVDMDIAQNNVWQAILFKAAATGDFGVFINNF, from the coding sequence ATGTTAAACACCTCTTCAAAACATATCATCTTCGGTTTTTTGAGTGTTTTAATTGTTTCGCAGGCGCAAGGCCAAAAACTCCTTACTATAAAAGACGCAGAGCAACTTGCGCTGGCCAATTATGGTACTATTAAAGCAAAAGCAAATCAGTTAAATGCTTCAAAGGCATACTTAACAGAAACCAAAACAGAGCAGCTGCCTGATGTTAACCTTTCGGCACAGCAGGATTATGGTACAGTTAACGGCCAAAACGGCCCGTTATATGGTTACCGTGGTTTTAGCGTGGCATCATCAGGCCCGGCCCTGGCAAAACAAAACTGGAACTCGGCCTTTGGTTCGCTATACCTGGCCAATGTAAGCTGGGATTTCTTTTCTTTCGGCAGGGCCAAAGAAAAAGTTAAAGTTCAGCGCACAGCGGTATCACGCGATGAAACCGACCTGGTGCAGGAACAATTTCAACACCAGGTAAGGGTGGCAAGCACCTATTTGAATTTATTGGCGGCACAGCAGCTGAGCAAAGCGGCGGAAGATAACCTTCAAAGAGCTATGGAACTGCAAAAGGTAGTGGTTGCCCGCGTTAAAAATGGCTTAAATGCCGGGGTTGATTCATCACAGGCCAACGCCGAAGTTTCAAATGCCCGCATCGCGCTCACCAATAGCAGGCAGACCGTACAGGATCAAAGTAATCAGCTAGCCGTTTATCTCGGCATACCCTCGCAGGAGTTTCAGCTCGACAGCGCATTTGTAACCAAAGCGCCCGCCAATACCGATCCGCAGACAACGGTTCTCACTGAAAATCATCCTTTGCTGCAGTTTTATCAAAACCGCATTAATGTGAGCAATGAACTGGCTAAGTATTACAGCACCTTCAGCTACCCGACATTTAGCTTTTTTGGAACTTACCAGGGCAGGGGATCAGGCTTTAAAGCTGATTACGGATCAAATTTAAATGATTACAGCAGCAGCTATGGCGCAGGCGCCGATCCTACACGTTTTAATTATCTTGTAGGGGTAGGTATGATCTGGAATATTACCAATCCGTTTAGGGTTCATTACCAGGTTAAATCGCAAAAATATACCTCTGCCCAATACAAGGACGAGTATGACCTTGTTAACCAGCAGCTAATTGCACAGCAGGCACTCGCCGAAACCCGCATTAGCAATGCGCTGAAGAATTTTAGCGAAGTGCCCCTCGAAATTAAAGCTGCATCAGACGCCTACCACCAAAAGTACGCCCTTTATAAAAATGGGCTTGCCAATATAGTTGATTTTACCCAGGCGCTTTATGTGCTGAACAGGGCTGAGGTTGATATGGATATCGCCCAAAACAATGTTTGGCAGGCTATATTGTTTAAAGCTGCGGCAACAGGGGACTTTGGTGTTTTTATAAATAACTTTTAA
- a CDS encoding efflux RND transporter permease subunit, with protein sequence MGMIKGALQKPITILVIVAGLFFFGINAVKSIKIDIFPDLNLPVIYVSHPYGGFTPNQMEAYFGKQYVNLLLFVSGVKSIETKNIQGLTLIKVTFYEGTNMAQAAAEVTSYTNRAQAGFPQGSQPPFILRFDASTLPVGQLVLSSPTRSNNELLDFALVYIRSSFTSVPGLVAPAPFGGNQRTVVIKVDPGLLRAHNLTPDQIVQALRDNNQNTPAGNVRIGDLNYLTPANTTIKKIPEFGNIPLFKNGIQTVFLRDVATVEDGADITNGYALINGKRSVYLPITKSATASTWDVVQSLKKALPRFQALVPPDVKLSFVFDQSIYVINAVKSLAEEGAIGAVLTGLMVLLFLGDRRGALIVILTIPTCVISAVGFLYLFHQTINIMTLSGLSLAIGILVDESTVTIENIHQHFDMGKPKALAIWDACKEIAFPKLLILFCILAVFAPAFTMTGIPGALFLPLALAIGFSMIISYLLAQTFVPIMANWIMKNDHEDKSHADGFAMDDEGEPWQQKELLIKNETVQNGHKLTGFDKFRIRYLALIDRMIPARRLIVVLYVIGSFGLAFLLFSVIGRDVLPKVNSGAFQVRLRGADGTRLERTEASTIKALKVLQNLVGKQNIEITSTVVGTHPSSFSTNPIYMFMAGPQESVMQVSLVESYKENLDDLKERFRAAMKKELPDIQISFEPIELTDKILSQGSPTPIEVAVIGKNKLQNVEYANKVVQKLNSISYLRDVQIAQSYKYPTIDININRVRAAELGLSINDISRTLTASTSSSRFTEKNNWIDEKPNLSYLVQVQVPEYKMSSIDDIRQIPVLANQPRPVLGDVADIKQGFTYGENDDIGAVPTLSVTANINKKDLGTATDDVNKAIKALGKLPRGLNVELHGMGLTLTDTLDSLQTGLIVAILVIFLMLAANFQSFKVSLVVLSTVPAVLFGSLLLVKMTGATLNLQSYMGMIMSVGVSISNAVLLVTNAEELRKHNGDALKSAREAVALRVRPILMTSLAMIVGMIPMASGLGEGGDQTSPLGRAVIGGLFASTFAALLILPLVFAWVQGNTSTDSVSLDPEDKESKFYVPLHHHEQ encoded by the coding sequence ATGGGAATGATCAAAGGTGCGCTGCAAAAGCCAATTACCATACTGGTTATAGTAGCAGGATTGTTTTTCTTTGGTATAAATGCAGTAAAAAGTATTAAGATAGATATTTTTCCGGATTTGAATTTACCGGTAATTTATGTGTCACACCCTTATGGTGGCTTTACTCCAAACCAAATGGAGGCTTATTTTGGCAAGCAGTACGTTAACTTGTTGTTATTCGTATCGGGTGTTAAAAGTATCGAAACAAAAAATATCCAGGGTTTAACATTAATAAAGGTAACCTTTTACGAGGGTACCAACATGGCGCAGGCTGCAGCGGAAGTCACGAGTTATACCAACCGGGCTCAGGCGGGATTCCCCCAGGGATCGCAGCCGCCATTCATATTGCGCTTTGATGCCTCCACTTTACCGGTAGGGCAGTTGGTGCTGAGCAGCCCGACGCGTTCGAATAACGAATTGCTGGATTTTGCGTTGGTTTATATACGTTCATCATTTACATCTGTGCCAGGCCTTGTTGCGCCTGCCCCTTTCGGTGGGAATCAGCGTACGGTTGTTATTAAGGTTGACCCGGGATTGTTGCGGGCGCATAACTTAACCCCTGATCAGATTGTACAGGCCCTGCGAGATAATAACCAAAATACGCCGGCAGGTAACGTTCGCATTGGCGATCTCAATTACCTTACCCCGGCAAATACCACCATTAAAAAGATTCCTGAATTTGGGAACATTCCATTGTTTAAAAACGGAATCCAAACCGTATTTCTGCGGGATGTTGCCACGGTTGAAGATGGTGCCGATATTACTAATGGTTATGCCTTGATTAATGGTAAACGCTCTGTTTATCTGCCTATTACAAAATCAGCAACCGCATCAACCTGGGATGTGGTGCAAAGTTTGAAAAAGGCACTGCCCCGGTTTCAGGCGCTGGTACCGCCGGATGTTAAACTATCCTTTGTCTTTGACCAATCTATATATGTAATAAATGCTGTAAAAAGCTTAGCCGAAGAAGGCGCTATTGGTGCGGTGCTTACCGGTTTAATGGTATTGCTGTTTTTGGGCGATAGACGCGGTGCCTTAATTGTAATATTAACTATCCCTACCTGCGTAATATCGGCAGTTGGTTTCCTTTACCTTTTCCATCAAACCATCAATATCATGACGCTGAGCGGTCTTTCGCTGGCGATCGGTATCCTGGTTGATGAGTCCACGGTAACCATCGAAAATATTCACCAGCATTTTGATATGGGCAAGCCCAAAGCATTGGCAATATGGGACGCCTGTAAGGAAATTGCTTTCCCTAAATTATTGATCCTGTTTTGTATCCTTGCAGTGTTTGCACCGGCCTTTACCATGACAGGTATCCCCGGAGCATTATTCCTGCCATTAGCGCTCGCCATAGGCTTCTCCATGATCATATCTTATTTGCTTGCACAAACCTTTGTGCCGATTATGGCTAACTGGATAATGAAAAACGACCATGAGGATAAAAGCCATGCCGATGGGTTTGCGATGGACGATGAGGGTGAACCGTGGCAGCAAAAAGAGCTACTGATAAAAAATGAAACGGTACAAAACGGTCACAAACTAACCGGGTTTGACAAATTCAGGATCCGGTACCTGGCTTTGATAGACAGGATGATTCCGGCCCGGAGGCTGATTGTGGTATTATACGTTATAGGCTCTTTCGGCCTCGCGTTCCTTTTATTTAGTGTGATAGGGCGTGATGTGCTGCCAAAAGTTAACTCCGGCGCGTTCCAGGTTAGGTTACGCGGCGCAGATGGCACAAGGCTTGAACGCACAGAAGCAAGCACCATAAAAGCTTTAAAGGTTTTGCAGAACTTAGTTGGCAAGCAAAATATTGAAATTACGTCAACGGTAGTTGGTACGCACCCATCCTCATTCTCTACAAATCCAATTTACATGTTTATGGCCGGGCCGCAGGAATCGGTGATGCAGGTGAGTTTGGTTGAGAGTTATAAGGAAAACCTTGATGACTTAAAAGAGCGGTTCAGGGCGGCAATGAAAAAAGAATTGCCTGATATCCAGATCTCGTTTGAGCCTATCGAGCTTACAGATAAAATCCTGAGCCAGGGATCACCTACGCCTATTGAAGTTGCGGTGATCGGCAAAAACAAACTGCAAAATGTGGAGTATGCCAACAAAGTTGTACAGAAGCTAAATAGCATCAGCTACCTGCGCGATGTGCAGATTGCCCAATCGTACAAATACCCAACTATTGATATTAATATTAACAGGGTGCGTGCTGCAGAACTGGGCTTAAGCATCAATGATATCTCCCGTACCTTAACTGCTTCAACTTCATCTTCCCGTTTTACAGAAAAAAATAACTGGATTGACGAAAAGCCCAACTTAAGCTATCTTGTACAGGTACAGGTGCCTGAATATAAAATGTCGAGCATTGATGACATTCGTCAGATTCCGGTATTGGCAAACCAGCCGCGTCCCGTTTTGGGTGACGTCGCCGATATTAAACAGGGCTTTACTTACGGCGAAAACGACGATATAGGCGCAGTACCCACATTATCCGTAACTGCCAATATCAACAAAAAGGATTTGGGCACGGCGACTGATGACGTTAATAAGGCAATAAAAGCATTAGGTAAATTACCACGTGGTTTAAATGTTGAGCTGCACGGTATGGGGTTAACGCTTACCGATACTTTAGACAGCCTGCAAACCGGTTTGATAGTAGCTATCTTAGTGATATTTTTAATGCTGGCAGCTAATTTCCAGTCGTTTAAAGTTTCATTGGTAGTATTGTCAACAGTGCCGGCAGTGTTATTTGGCTCATTGCTGCTGGTTAAAATGACGGGTGCAACGCTCAACCTGCAATCATACATGGGTATGATCATGTCTGTTGGCGTATCCATTTCAAACGCGGTGTTGCTGGTAACCAATGCCGAGGAACTGAGAAAACACAATGGGGATGCCCTTAAATCGGCCCGCGAGGCGGTTGCCCTGCGTGTACGCCCTATATTAATGACCAGCCTTGCCATGATTGTAGGGATGATCCCAATGGCATCGGGCCTTGGTGAAGGGGGGGATCAAACTTCTCCGCTAGGTCGTGCTGTTATAGGCGGGTTGTTTGCATCAACCTTTGCCGCGTTGTTAATATTGCCACTTGTATTTGCCTGGGTACAGGGCAATACATCCACTGATTCTGTTTCGTTAGACCCTGAAGATAAAGAAAGTAAATTTTATGTCCCCTTGCATCACCATGAACAATAA
- a CDS encoding efflux RND transporter periplasmic adaptor subunit, with product MNNKKNTLIALTGLFISAALLSSCGPDKKQQEEQAQTVAQVDAVETPTVVPVPVVKGKLSSTIAVPGELLPYQQVDLYAKVNSYVKKLMVDIGSQVHQGQLLATLEAPEINSQLAGAQSRIQQQQAIYFASKATYDRLVNTSKTPGTVSQNDLEQAEAKKNADFANVEAAKSAYKEVGASVAYLEIRAPFDGVVTARNVNLGAYVGPGGKGTDPLFVLQDQNRLRLVVSVPESYTGGLTNKDEVTFTVQALGTQKFTAKIQRLAGALDEKLRAERLEMDVYNKDKKLLPHMYADVNVPLPSRDSTIILPKTAVVTSTEKVFVIKLVDHKAQWVDVKKGIEANGQVEVSGNLKPGDQVVKQASDEIRDGSPVKY from the coding sequence ATGAACAATAAAAAAAATACACTGATAGCCTTAACCGGCTTATTTATAAGCGCGGCACTGTTAAGCTCATGCGGGCCCGATAAAAAGCAGCAGGAAGAACAGGCCCAAACTGTGGCACAGGTTGACGCTGTTGAAACGCCAACCGTTGTGCCCGTACCGGTGGTAAAAGGTAAATTAAGTTCAACCATTGCCGTTCCCGGCGAACTGCTTCCTTACCAACAGGTAGATTTATATGCAAAGGTGAACAGCTACGTTAAAAAGCTGATGGTTGATATCGGTTCGCAGGTTCACCAGGGGCAATTGCTGGCTACCCTGGAAGCACCGGAAATTAACTCACAGCTGGCGGGTGCGCAATCGCGGATCCAGCAGCAGCAGGCTATTTATTTTGCCAGCAAGGCTACTTATGACCGGCTGGTAAATACCAGCAAAACCCCGGGAACCGTTTCTCAAAACGACCTGGAACAGGCTGAGGCCAAAAAGAATGCTGATTTTGCCAATGTAGAAGCCGCGAAATCTGCTTATAAAGAAGTAGGTGCAAGCGTTGCCTACCTTGAGATCAGGGCGCCTTTTGATGGCGTAGTAACCGCCCGTAATGTAAATTTAGGCGCCTATGTAGGTCCGGGAGGGAAGGGAACTGATCCCCTGTTTGTACTGCAGGATCAAAACCGGCTGCGTTTGGTGGTTTCGGTTCCGGAAAGTTATACCGGCGGACTAACCAATAAGGACGAAGTAACCTTTACCGTACAGGCATTGGGAACGCAAAAATTTACAGCTAAAATTCAGCGCCTTGCAGGTGCCCTTGACGAAAAACTACGTGCGGAGCGTTTGGAAATGGACGTTTACAATAAGGATAAAAAGCTATTGCCGCACATGTACGCGGACGTTAATGTTCCCCTTCCGTCGCGCGATAGTACCATCATTCTTCCAAAAACCGCAGTAGTAACCTCAACCGAAAAAGTATTTGTGATAAAGCTGGTTGATCATAAGGCACAATGGGTTGATGTGAAAAAGGGAATTGAGGCAAACGGACAGGTTGAAGTTTCCGGCAATCTGAAACCAGGCGACCAGGTTGTGAAACAGGCGTCTGACGAAATCAGGGACGGCTCGCCGGTGAAGTATTAA